agGCGGGTTCACGGGCGATCCGGTATAGCCGGGAGGAGAGCTGGACGTCTGATTCtggcgtgtgtgtgtatctGCTTTCCGTGCTCGTGTTTCTCGGGCTAGCCATGGCCCAACACGTTGCCAACGCACAAAATACGATCCAGGCTTGCAAAAGACCAGGTTCCTCTGTGAAGTTGGTCTCCCACGGGACAAGAAACTAGTGCAATTCCAATACGACACAAGCCTGACAACCATTCTGCTTACGCAAGATTCTCCGCAAGAATCCACCGAATTCTATTAGAATGCGTAGTGCCAACAGGTGTCTTCAGTGAAAGAACTCAAGCTGGCAGACCTGGCGATAACCAGACATACACTGTCTCAGCGACAGGCGACATGCCTGACCAGCCACCGACGATGTATTTCGCTTGTTCTCCAACAAAATAAAAATCGGTTATGGGCGTCCAGGGTAACCATGCTACCATAGAATCACCGAATGTTGAGAAGGAAAACATATGTCTGGTTGAAATAAACGTCTCAAGCAAGTCGCTGCCAACGATTCAGGCACCGAGTAAGAGACGCTCTTATCACGTGCGTCGCTCACCTCTGCGCCCAGAAGAGAAGCGAGTTTAGCTCTCGGCTCCCGGAACACGAGTAACGAGCCACGTCTCACGCGCTACTGTAGACGTTATATCATGCCCTGGATAAGCCGTCCCCCCACAGTAAACAAATACCGGGCTACCGCCGTTGTTGTTGCTGCGTCGGCAGAAGCGAAATTTCATTCATAACTCACCCCCGCATTTCACAGCAATGTGCTCTAACGTGGACACAACCGTATTTAGGCGAAGACGGATGGTGTTGGCGATCTACTGCCAGTCCCGCAGTCCGAACAGCTGACAAACAATCTGTGCCTGCAGTCACATCAACTGTGCTACTCTGCAGGATGCTTGACTGTAGTCTGCCTTCAATAGCGCACTGAGAGGCCTCTCGTGATAAGGCGTATCGTAGGTCATTCGGTTGCCTGCCAATGTGTTGTGTCCGGGGCGCTCCTGATCCAACAGATGACCCCGCGTTGTGCTGCGGCAGACAAGCCACTGGCACTCTGCTTCATGGAGAAAAACGGGAAAGCGGAATTCAAATGCCCGCCGAGAATGACTACACTTCTCCAGGCAAGTGAAACGCCGAAGACCGAATTCTGCGAAGATTCGACCTGCGAGACTGCAGCCTCGCTGAGCGACCTCAATCTGCAGCTCGATGAGCGTGACGATACATACGCTTTCACGGCTAAAGGCCCGCCTGACAAGCCATGCACCGTCTGCTTCGGATGCACTGCAAACGCCGCCAATAAAACGACCGCCatacgcgcgccgccgcattGCGTGCTGTTGCCAGCAACGTCACGCGGTGCGTAGCGCAGGTTTCTGTCTGGTTGAAAGCGGCCGCGGAAGTCCTCAAACCAAGTAAGATAATGATGCGACCAGCGAAGTGACCCGATATCGATATCGACAGAAACGAAGTGATTGCGAAGGGACCGCGCCAATGGCATCTTCGTCCAGCAGCTCTATCGTTTCATGATGCACACAGCACAGACAGGCCTCTGGATAACCAGTTCAAGTGCCCCTACTTGTATGAGAAGTAGTTTAACGCAGGAGACCGGTACCCGCATAGGTAAGCGGCGATGCATGGTCCTGGACCGCACACCTTTGCAGACGAGCCGAAAAATTAAGGGGGCAATGCCTACTTTGGTTTTCGTTCCATGCGTACCTGAGAGAGCAATGCTCTGGGGGGCCTGCGACGCTCCGTCAGCGTTGAACAGCGATCCTCCCTGTCTGGAGGTGCCTCCTTTTTTTACCAGTGCAGTCCTCAAGAGATGGTTCATTCATTCATTACTCGACGGATTCGTTCCTCCTGTCGAACAGACTTGAGAAAGTTTGTGTCCGTTGCGTTCGTGTTATTGTGCGACACGCTTACGTCAAGACACATGCTCGCCCCACTCCGTCTACCGATCTTATTCAGGCGTCTGCGACGGGAAAGCAAATCAACAGGTCCTCCTCAAGGTCAACCAAAACCTCACCCCCGTCACGTTCGCttgcggcggagaccgagtttcttcttctgttcTCCCCGACCACGTCATCCAGCCGACTGGCAATGCTGAGTCAACCACAGAGGTCATCCTACAGTCTGCAAAATCTCAGGCAGCCCTAATTGCAAATGGGTCGTCAATTAGCCCAAAGGCTAACAAGGTCCCGGCTTACCCCCTGAGCGTGCCAGAGTTGCCGCAGTCAGCcagtctgcagctgcagtaCAAAATTATGAGAGAGAAACAGGTTGATGGAAAAATAGGCAAGCAGGGCCGTGAAGCCCAGGGGACACAGTGCAAGGTACTTATCGATGTTGATAAGCGACCTAGCAATTCCCCCCCGGATCCAGATATGAGGGGAGGGCACACCCCCTCTGGTCACTCTATTAACATTGTTCGCTCTGCTACCTTGCCTGAAGAACGGCCACTGAGATATCTATTCAGAGGCCAAAGAAGTGCAAAGTGTTCCTGCATTCTTTTAACAAGACAAGGGGTTCTGGCCAGCCGTCCACATCGCGGTTTGCTAGAACCTTCTTGGTAATGCTGCAGATGACAAGGGCACTGCGAAGGTTCTCTCTCTGTAGAGGCAGGTAACGCCCATCGTTGTTGCAGTGTCTGAGGCACACGCCTGCGAGTGGGAGCCAGGTCCGCCCGACTCCTGAGTTGGGAGAGACTCTTCGCTTACGAACGACTATTGCTTGGGTACGTTAGTTCCTTCCAATACCAACTAGAGAGGCGAGAACAATACCATGTGCTCTCTCGCACATATTTTCTGACGCTTCACTCTGAGCATCTGGCGTTAACGAAATGTGTCTGTCAGTTGCTGAACGGTCGGGAGGTCAGTTGCCTTCAATGTTCGTTTCCATCGAGACAATTTCCTCATCATCAATCGAGATGCCTGGCTGTCTGTCAGCGCATTCTACTGACGGCCGGAGCTCCTCAACCACTTGCGTCACGGAACTGCACTGGCTTTGCACATCCCACTCGCCCTGAGGCCTCGTTGATTTGTTAATCCACAGGACACTCGGGACAGAATCAGTGCCGGCAAGTTTATGCTTTCCGAGGCCTTTTTCCTTCCGTCGATAGACACCAGTACTGTACGCGAAAGTGAGGGGTGAGCAGGGCACCTTGGTTGTCGCACGTGTCAGGAGACACTTGTTCAAATGTAAACCCTCCACGAACAAGAACGCGTGGGACCTTCAGGCTTATGCGTCTGAGCGACCTTCGGCGTTTGCACGATTTTACGGTGCTCTACAATGTAAGCCTACGCCACAGACCCGCTCCCACGACAGCCTGTAGCCCTTCAATGCGAGGGTGACGGGCAGAAAAGGAAGCTGACACTCAGCTTTTGAATTCGAAAAGATAGCGACATAGTTATTGAAAGGTGATGGAAACTTTAATCCAGAATCATTGTATGCTGCATCGTCCTCTTCAAGAAGGAAGTGTGTGTCACTAGCCCCTGTCGCGGCTGCTCGCCCGTACTTGGGGGTTTGCAACcgtccctccgccccccgccaCTTCCGCATGTGGTATGGGCATGCCGCCTGTGTCTGCCCTCAGCAGCATCCTCAGTGTACAGTATCTGGCAAAGGGCACTTAGTTCAGGTGGTTTTCTTCGTTACGGAGTAAAAGTGTCTCTGTGTCAATATATCCTCACGATGCAGACTGCTGGCTGCCAAGCGCAGCGCCCGTTCGGGCGCGTCCTCAGGGCAGGAACCACTACCCCCTTGACAGGCTCTTTTTCCGGTCTGTGGTCCCTTCGGTTGTTCCCTGTGCTTGTCTTGTTCGTTACGTCAGTTCATTTTGATTTAGCCGCGGCGGAGTCACCCGTCAGTGAGTGTAAATCTGCTGCATCACCCCTTGTACTTGATCTTAATGAACCGAACAAACAGGTCAAATTCAAATGCAAGGACTTGCCCAccctgcttcctcctccagcgaCTCGGACGGCAGAGACCACCACTCATTTCTGTCTTGATTCGGCATGCAAGACTACAGCGGCTCTGAGCGAATTCAATCTGAGGTTCTCGGGTGACTCGCAAGTATACACTCTCCAAGCCACGGCTCTACCGGCTACTCCGCAGACTGTGTACTTCAATTGCGCTCCCGCCGATGGCGCGAAGAGCTCCAACCAAGGCACTGGCGACGCTAAGCGCTGCGTAGTTCAGATTTCTGTGTGGAGCCAAACTCCGTCGTCTGTCCTCCCCACAAGTAGGACCTTGCTCAAATTGTGGACGGCAATCGCAGTCGATGCGTCGTGCAGTGATCGCGTGACTGTAGTCCGCCACCGGCGCCCGCCTGTGTGGCGTTCTTTCTGGTTCTGCTCCCTAGAATGACTCATGTTTAGGAACTGCAGATGCACCTGTGCCTTCGCTGTGAAAAATTCGACGAAAGGTGGAAGGGTTAAGAGTTCTGGAGTTTTCGCGCCCGTGATGGCTCATGCAGCGTAATGACATTTGACTGGTGATTCACTTTCAGTGCCACTGGAGCAAAGCGATTTCATCCGAATGCGCTGTCGTGGCATCGGGGGGTTCACTTGCCACGGTAATCCTTAAATCGCGAAGGTGTCGAAGACGAGATCCAAGAGGTCGTCAGTTTTTCACGGCCAGCGGGTTGAGTGCACTCATGCAGTGGCATCTAGCGTCTATGCAGAAGCCACCGCAAGCCCGAGTGAATACTCGGGACATCCATTTTCAGGGCCATGCGTCTCCACAGATTACCCCCATCCGTTGCGGTCATGTGCATCATCCGCGTGCGGAGTTTTTTTTCACCACACCCAAGTcctcttgtgcttttcatgacccTCATGTCAAGTGCATTCGCAGAGCGTAGTTACGATGATATCTATTGCGGACATAGATGTCAACTGAACGCCATACAGTACTATACCAAATACATGCCGCACAGACTAACATCAAGAAGGCGACTTCTCGTCTCTGGTTGTCCGTTGTTCGCAGATGtctgcgccgaggagaaaggCGTCTCCCTGAAGGTTGACAAGGACCTCACACCCGTTACGTTCGGATGTGGCGACAAGAGGACGTTGACCCCCGTGCTCCTCGACCAGGTCTTTCAGCcgacagagacggcggcgtcCAGCCCGCAGCCAGCTAGCTTGACTTCTCTTGTCCCTACAGCAGCTTTGACGGCAAACGTTAGTGACAAGGACGCAGCAAAATGGCATGCTTACACACTTACGGTTAAGGAGCTGCCCGAGGTGGCCCCCGTGCAGCTTCTTTATGAATGCATTGCAACGCCAACGCCGACAGACCGGGTCCGCGAAGAGCAAGTCGGTGAACAAAACAAGCAGCCAGACTGCGATGTGCTAATAGAGGTCGACCAGCGTCCTAGCACTTCCGGGGGCTCTGACTCCGAGACAGGAGGAGGGCAGCGAGCAAGCCTCGTGGCCGCGTCTGCCATCGTTCTTGCCTCGTTTCCCATTCTTTCTTTCATTCTATGAACGCAGCAGATGCTGTATGTGTCGACAAAGCTGGCGTggcttcgtcttctttgcATAGCGGTGATCTTGCGCGTGCTCACGAATAAGTCGGAGGAGCTTTCGTTGGGGGGTTGCCCGCCTCCAGCAGGTGATTTTTGCGGCACTTTTTTAGTCTA
This DNA window, taken from Besnoitia besnoiti strain Bb-Ger1 chromosome III, whole genome shotgun sequence, encodes the following:
- a CDS encoding SAG-related sequence (encoded by transcript BESB_047460), which gives rise to MTPRCAAADKPLALCFMEKNGKAEFKCPPRMTTLLQASETPKTEFCEDSTCETAASLSDLNLQLDERDDTYAFTAKGPPDKPCTVCFGCTANAANKTTAIRAPPHCVLLPATSRDTCSPHSVYRSYSGVCDGKANQQVLLKVNQNLTPVTFACGGDRVSSSVLPDHVIQPTGNAESTTEVILQSAKSQAALIANGSSISPKANKVPAYPLSVPELPQSASLQLQYKIMREKQVDGKIGKQGREAQGTQCKLLNGREAYASERPSAFARFYGALQFHFDLAAAESPVSECKSAASPLVLDLNEPNKQVKFKCKDLPTLLPPPATRTAETTTHFCLDSACKTTAALSEFNLRFSGDSQVYTLQATALPATPQTVYFNCAPADGAKSSNQGTGDAKRCVVQISVWSQTPSSVLPTNVCAEEKGVSLKVDKDLTPVTFGCGDKRTLTPVLLDQVFQPTETAASSPQPASLTSLVPTAALTANVSDKDAAKWHAYTLTVKELPEVAPVQLLYECIATPTPTDRVREEQVGEQNKQPDCDVLIEVDQRPSTSGGSDSETGGGQRASLVAASAIVLASFPILSFIL